From one Bradyrhizobium sp. Ash2021 genomic stretch:
- a CDS encoding glycosyltransferase, translating into MSQISTGLPEDVDTTPDASRAWVAISPALDPSIEIVVCIPSFRRPQHLRQTLESLAGQCTGRRFAVVIVENDALRTESVPVAAEFLASGKFPGLCVVEPRQGNCHAINAAFETALATFPAATDFLMIDDDEIASPDWLELMVSAAETTGADVVGGPVLPNFDDALKRGLRRHPAFAPAYDSSGPVPVIYGCGNCLIRRPVFARVGAPAFDLRFNFLGGGDTDFFYRCRRLGMGFHWVSEATINETVPQSRTSLSWLITRGLRIGAINYHVQRKATPTAWSRIRLGLKLFAALPLSLTYAVRAFLAERKPSIAMHPMTVAVGGALAAIGIEPQPYKASKIVS; encoded by the coding sequence ATGAGCCAGATTTCGACCGGATTGCCCGAAGACGTTGACACCACGCCGGATGCGTCGCGCGCATGGGTGGCGATCTCGCCGGCGCTCGATCCTTCGATCGAGATCGTGGTCTGCATTCCAAGTTTCCGTCGGCCGCAGCACCTGCGGCAGACCCTGGAGTCGCTTGCCGGGCAATGCACCGGCCGCCGCTTTGCGGTCGTCATCGTCGAGAACGACGCGCTGCGGACCGAGAGCGTTCCGGTTGCGGCGGAATTCCTGGCGTCGGGCAAATTTCCGGGGCTCTGCGTCGTTGAGCCGCGCCAGGGCAATTGTCATGCGATCAACGCCGCGTTCGAGACCGCGCTGGCGACGTTCCCCGCGGCGACCGATTTTCTGATGATCGACGATGATGAAATCGCCTCACCGGACTGGCTCGAGCTAATGGTGTCAGCAGCGGAGACGACGGGCGCCGACGTGGTGGGCGGGCCGGTATTGCCGAATTTCGATGACGCGCTGAAGCGCGGGCTGCGCCGTCATCCGGCCTTTGCGCCGGCCTACGACAGCTCGGGCCCGGTGCCGGTGATCTATGGCTGCGGCAACTGCCTGATCCGGCGGCCGGTGTTCGCGCGCGTGGGCGCACCCGCCTTCGATCTGCGCTTCAATTTCCTCGGCGGCGGCGACACCGATTTCTTCTACCGTTGCCGGCGCCTCGGCATGGGATTTCACTGGGTGTCAGAGGCCACCATCAATGAGACCGTGCCACAGAGCCGGACCAGCCTGAGCTGGCTGATCACGCGCGGCCTGCGGATCGGTGCGATTAATTATCACGTCCAGCGCAAGGCGACGCCGACGGCCTGGTCGCGGATCAGGCTTGGTCTCAAATTGTTCGCGGCGCTGCCGCTGTCGCTGACCTACGCGGTGCGGGCGTTTCTGGCCGAACGCAAGCCGAGCATCGCCATGCACCCGATGACGGTGGCCGTCGGCGGCGCGCTGGCCGCGATCGGCATCGAGCCGCAGCCTTACAAAGCCTCGAAGATCGTCTCGTGA
- a CDS encoding oligosaccharide flippase family protein, with protein sequence MLIGQASINLTANILSALLGLLSVFIFTRLLSPHDYGIYLLGTGFAAVVSVFLVGWFRNLILSGHARNDGTDVRGVVISGYLICCLTAPIAYGLGRLLGLDPTAALAAVVLSVAIGLFELTQDLVRARLMAFSVMKATLVRAVAVLGLGVVVALVSPAGFMLLLSSALAYLIAVLVQSRTAWRGTTITFDRARLATLAKTGLPLTLSLTLLGISSVTDRFMIANLVGAADAGKYVAALDLVRQTLMMPAMSAAAAFFPLAVQIHTRQGDAAVRSHLAECVELLLSITLPACLGFAVISSHVANVILGADFRELAAQTMPIVAVAVIFQILTQQYLHASFLLSGRNAFYLINTASIIVANVILTYVLVDHYGTVGAAWARLGADAFGFAGALLLSRFAFPVPLPLGRLALTVIAGLVMAIIVGALDRSLHVADLAACAVLAGAGLVTYAALCWRFDISRIRGRLKTGVAMFRTKFANINIG encoded by the coding sequence ATGCTGATCGGGCAAGCCAGTATCAATCTGACCGCCAACATCCTCTCGGCGTTGCTGGGACTGTTGAGCGTTTTCATATTTACCCGGCTGCTGTCGCCGCATGATTATGGCATCTATCTGCTTGGCACAGGCTTCGCCGCCGTCGTCAGCGTTTTCCTGGTCGGCTGGTTCCGGAATCTCATTCTCAGCGGCCACGCGCGCAACGACGGTACCGACGTCCGCGGCGTGGTGATTTCGGGATATTTGATCTGCTGCCTGACCGCGCCGATCGCGTACGGATTGGGGCGGCTGCTCGGGCTGGACCCGACGGCGGCACTGGCGGCGGTGGTGCTCTCGGTCGCGATCGGCCTGTTCGAACTGACCCAGGATCTGGTTCGCGCCCGGCTGATGGCATTCTCGGTCATGAAGGCTACCCTGGTCCGCGCCGTCGCGGTGCTCGGCCTTGGCGTCGTCGTGGCGCTCGTCAGCCCGGCCGGCTTCATGCTGTTGCTGTCGTCCGCGCTGGCCTATCTGATCGCGGTGCTGGTGCAGTCGCGTACCGCCTGGCGCGGCACGACAATCACATTCGACCGTGCCCGTCTGGCGACCCTGGCGAAGACGGGCCTGCCCCTGACGCTGTCGCTGACCCTGCTCGGAATTTCCAGCGTCACCGACCGCTTCATGATCGCCAATCTGGTCGGCGCCGCCGACGCCGGAAAATATGTCGCAGCGCTCGACCTGGTCCGGCAGACCCTGATGATGCCGGCGATGAGCGCCGCCGCGGCGTTTTTCCCGCTCGCGGTGCAGATCCACACCAGGCAAGGCGACGCGGCGGTACGCTCGCATCTCGCCGAATGCGTCGAACTGCTGCTCAGCATCACCCTGCCGGCCTGCCTCGGCTTTGCGGTCATTTCCTCCCACGTCGCCAACGTCATTCTCGGCGCCGACTTCCGCGAACTGGCGGCGCAGACCATGCCGATCGTCGCCGTCGCCGTGATCTTCCAGATCCTGACGCAGCAATATCTGCATGCAAGCTTCCTGCTGTCGGGCCGCAACGCGTTCTATCTGATCAACACCGCCTCGATCATCGTCGCCAATGTGATCCTGACCTATGTTCTGGTCGACCATTACGGCACCGTCGGCGCGGCCTGGGCACGTCTCGGCGCCGACGCCTTCGGATTTGCCGGTGCGCTGCTGCTCAGCCGCTTTGCCTTCCCGGTTCCGCTTCCGCTCGGCCGGCTGGCCTTGACGGTGATCGCCGGACTGGTGATGGCGATCATCGTCGGCGCGCTCGACCGAAGCTTGCATGTTGCGGATTTGGCCGCCTGCGCCGTGCTGGCGGGCGCCGGGCTCGTCACCTACGCCGCGCTGTGCTGGCGGTTCGACATTTCCCGGATTCGCGGGCGCCTGAAGACCGGCGTTGCGATGTTCCGGACCAAATTCGCAAACATCAACATTGGATGA
- a CDS encoding acyltransferase family protein produces the protein MKYRADIDGLRALAVLPVLFYHIGVPGFSGGFVGVDIFFVISGYLICGMIDADIRNRSFSLGDFYKRRILRILPALFVMFLVTSVLAYVYCLPVELQDYSRSLAGAVASVSNFYFAQTAGYFEAAAETKPLLHTWSLGVEEQFYFIVPLLMLLAYRFAPRRAKLLFAVAATLSLAAALAVSYRNQTFVFYLTPFRAWELALGALLAIGFIPAPETGFWRNLCGATGLLLLLGVIFLGSSSAPLLLMTSLASVGATLVIASSERGISQVGRLLSLSPIVFIGLISYSLYLWHWPLTVFQRTDALFSADSPASAKLTLIVLSVGIAYLSWKLVELPFRALARETSKAAAFGAASTAIAAVFTLCGLTLIVGGAPSRFPDRAVEIGAYLAYDSSTQFRTGHCFLLTNRQQFDAETCMKLDSTRPNYLLVGDSHAAHLWSGLASAMPEVNIMQATASLCRPAVLPGSRYDTRVCRTLMQYVFDDFLVNNKIDKVLLAASWKDEDLPILSSTLEILKSRGVDVTVLGPIVEYDAALPRLLADEILRDSPASANARRTPGIRERDLAMREMVTARGATYLSVYDAVCHNGHCDEFADDRVPMQFDAGHLTAKGSVEVGRRLSVFLRKFASADHASN, from the coding sequence ATGAAGTACCGTGCCGATATCGACGGCCTGCGGGCGCTCGCCGTCCTGCCCGTGCTGTTCTACCACATCGGCGTTCCCGGCTTCTCGGGCGGCTTCGTCGGCGTCGACATCTTTTTCGTTATTTCGGGCTATCTGATCTGCGGCATGATCGACGCCGACATTCGCAACAGATCGTTCTCGCTCGGCGATTTCTACAAGCGCCGGATCCTGCGCATCCTGCCCGCGCTGTTCGTCATGTTCCTGGTCACCAGCGTCCTGGCCTATGTCTATTGCCTGCCGGTCGAGTTGCAGGACTATTCGAGGAGCCTTGCCGGCGCGGTCGCGTCGGTCTCGAACTTTTACTTCGCGCAGACCGCTGGATATTTCGAGGCGGCGGCCGAAACCAAGCCGTTGTTGCACACGTGGTCGCTGGGGGTCGAGGAGCAGTTCTACTTCATCGTGCCGCTCTTGATGCTGCTTGCCTACCGGTTTGCGCCAAGGCGCGCAAAACTCCTGTTTGCGGTCGCCGCCACGCTCTCCTTGGCCGCCGCGCTCGCGGTCAGCTATCGAAACCAGACCTTTGTCTTCTACCTCACGCCATTTCGCGCGTGGGAGCTGGCGCTCGGCGCACTGCTTGCGATCGGGTTTATCCCGGCACCGGAAACCGGGTTCTGGCGAAATCTCTGCGGTGCCACGGGATTGTTGCTCCTGCTCGGTGTCATTTTCCTCGGATCGTCATCGGCGCCGCTGCTTCTGATGACGTCGCTCGCCAGCGTTGGCGCTACCCTGGTCATTGCCTCCAGCGAGCGCGGGATTTCGCAGGTCGGACGGTTGCTGTCGCTGTCGCCGATCGTATTCATCGGCCTGATCTCCTATTCGCTCTATTTGTGGCATTGGCCGCTGACGGTGTTCCAGCGCACCGACGCGCTGTTCTCGGCCGACTCGCCCGCGTCAGCCAAGCTGACGCTGATCGTCTTGTCGGTCGGTATCGCCTATCTGTCGTGGAAACTGGTTGAGCTCCCGTTCCGTGCGCTGGCGCGCGAGACGTCCAAAGCCGCGGCTTTCGGTGCGGCGTCGACAGCGATAGCGGCGGTGTTTACGCTGTGTGGATTGACGCTGATCGTCGGCGGGGCGCCGTCGCGTTTTCCGGATCGCGCCGTGGAGATCGGTGCCTATCTCGCCTACGATTCCTCAACCCAGTTCCGCACCGGGCACTGTTTCCTGTTGACCAACCGCCAGCAGTTCGACGCCGAGACCTGCATGAAGTTGGATTCGACGCGGCCGAATTATCTGCTCGTTGGCGACAGCCATGCGGCGCATCTCTGGTCCGGTCTGGCTTCAGCGATGCCGGAAGTGAACATCATGCAGGCCACCGCGAGCCTTTGCCGGCCGGCCGTGCTGCCGGGATCGCGATACGATACGCGGGTGTGCCGAACCCTGATGCAGTATGTGTTCGACGATTTTCTCGTCAATAACAAAATCGACAAGGTTCTTCTTGCCGCATCGTGGAAAGACGAAGACCTGCCGATCCTGTCGTCCACGCTGGAGATATTGAAGTCGAGAGGCGTCGACGTCACGGTGCTCGGGCCGATCGTCGAATACGACGCGGCGCTGCCGCGGCTACTCGCCGACGAAATCCTGCGCGACAGCCCCGCGTCGGCAAACGCCCGACGCACGCCCGGCATTCGGGAGCGCGATCTGGCGATGCGAGAGATGGTGACCGCGCGTGGCGCGACCTACCTCTCGGTCTATGACGCCGTTTGCCACAATGGTCATTGCGACGAGTTCGCGGATGACCGCGTTCCCATGCAGTTCGACGCCGGCCATCTCACGGCAAAGGGGTCCGTTGAAGTCGGACGAAGGCTTTCAGTCTTCTTGAGGAAATTTGCGAGCGCAGACCATGCGTCGAACTGA
- a CDS encoding class I SAM-dependent methyltransferase, whose translation MTKTLALNPAHASPADKAVKPAPTHPQSLLDLPPGEARQSLLTVHSILEARLPAAGLAIYEAGGGSTSFLPLNVLRRAHVTVVDIDEDQIRNNDYAQETILGDIQTYRFAPDSFDLVICYNVIEHVPDVEAALLGFCQSLKRNGMILIGAPNPRSLSGVVTKYSPHWFHVWFYRHVRGDKNAGLPGCAPFPTHFHPLVTLSNLEAFADRHGLQMIYRRQYESPRYPEMRRRKPLFAALVDAVATAMNSFLPGKTDVRHGDYHVILRKR comes from the coding sequence ATGACCAAGACATTAGCTCTCAATCCTGCTCATGCGTCTCCCGCCGACAAGGCAGTCAAGCCGGCGCCGACGCATCCGCAATCCCTGCTCGATCTGCCACCCGGCGAGGCGCGGCAGAGCCTGTTGACCGTTCACAGCATTCTCGAGGCGAGACTGCCCGCGGCCGGCCTTGCGATTTACGAGGCCGGCGGCGGCTCGACCAGCTTCCTGCCGCTCAACGTGCTGCGCCGCGCCCACGTCACCGTGGTCGATATCGACGAGGACCAGATCCGCAACAATGATTACGCGCAGGAGACGATCCTCGGCGACATCCAGACCTATCGCTTCGCACCCGACAGTTTCGATCTCGTCATTTGCTACAATGTGATCGAGCACGTGCCCGACGTCGAAGCCGCCCTGCTCGGCTTCTGCCAGTCGCTGAAGCGGAACGGCATGATCCTGATCGGCGCGCCGAATCCGAGATCGCTGTCCGGCGTCGTCACCAAATACTCGCCGCACTGGTTTCATGTCTGGTTCTACCGCCATGTGCGCGGCGACAAAAACGCCGGCCTGCCCGGCTGCGCGCCGTTCCCGACCCACTTCCATCCGCTGGTCACGCTGTCGAATCTCGAAGCCTTTGCCGACAGGCACGGCCTGCAGATGATCTATCGCAGGCAATACGAGAGCCCGCGCTATCCGGAAATGCGCCGGCGCAAGCCGTTGTTCGCCGCCCTGGTCGATGCCGTCGCCACAGCGATGAATTCTTTCCTGCCCGGCAAGACCGACGTGCGGCACGGCGACTACCACGTGATTTTGCGAAAGCGATGA
- a CDS encoding O-antigen ligase family protein, which translates to MSQFVTTSQVHAVVGEIRRQQVMDIVRGAVFVGALLLAWVTLRPFEDLSTMQIGDVTTGNEVMTYAAFGGLAVLAVALAMHDNIQGLKTLLSPAFVLFTGWLCLTVVLSFDPSTSIRRFTLSACVVAVAAALPLLAKSQTEMMRWFSTATLALLAICYLGILLAPHLSIHQATDLQEPQLAGNWRGSFGHKNMAAAMMAMLLFLGIYLIRAGGWIAGVAVVGLSSLFLFYSAGKSSFSLCFAVLLLTSLTSVVRSFWPRAVMLLTPLLLLNLLSVGTVMSESLAEIAKLLPLDSSFTGRLDIWTFAVQSLQGRLATGYGFASFWGSSAIQNLPEGKEWAAYASHSHNGYLDSTLGMGLPGLLLLMAAIVVKPLRDFQGTDEGGNNGPLAMVFLRIWLFGLYLSSMESFFLDRADPLWFTFLVAMFGLHYLARFRARA; encoded by the coding sequence GTGAGCCAGTTCGTCACCACCTCGCAAGTCCACGCCGTCGTCGGCGAGATCCGGCGCCAGCAGGTGATGGACATCGTTCGCGGCGCCGTGTTCGTCGGCGCTTTGCTGCTGGCGTGGGTGACGCTGCGGCCGTTCGAAGACCTCTCCACCATGCAGATCGGCGACGTCACGACCGGCAACGAGGTGATGACCTATGCGGCATTCGGCGGCCTCGCGGTGCTGGCCGTCGCACTCGCCATGCACGACAACATCCAGGGGCTCAAGACGCTGTTGTCGCCGGCGTTCGTGCTGTTTACCGGCTGGTTGTGCCTGACGGTCGTGCTGTCGTTCGACCCGAGCACGTCGATCCGGCGCTTCACTTTGTCGGCCTGCGTCGTCGCGGTCGCGGCGGCGCTGCCGCTGCTGGCGAAATCGCAAACTGAAATGATGCGCTGGTTCAGTACCGCCACGCTGGCCTTGCTGGCGATCTGCTATCTCGGAATATTGCTGGCGCCGCATCTTTCGATCCATCAGGCGACCGATCTGCAGGAGCCGCAGCTCGCGGGAAACTGGCGCGGGTCGTTCGGCCACAAGAACATGGCGGCCGCCATGATGGCGATGCTGCTTTTCCTCGGCATCTACCTCATCCGGGCCGGCGGGTGGATTGCCGGGGTTGCGGTGGTCGGCCTGTCGTCGCTGTTTCTGTTCTATTCCGCCGGCAAGAGCTCGTTCAGCCTGTGCTTTGCGGTGCTGCTGTTGACATCGCTGACCTCGGTGGTTCGTTCATTCTGGCCGCGTGCCGTGATGCTGTTGACGCCGCTGCTGCTGTTAAACCTGCTCAGCGTCGGAACGGTGATGAGCGAAAGCCTCGCCGAAATTGCAAAATTGTTGCCGCTGGATTCGAGTTTCACCGGCCGCCTCGACATCTGGACCTTTGCCGTGCAATCGCTGCAGGGACGGCTGGCGACCGGTTACGGCTTCGCGTCGTTCTGGGGCAGCAGCGCCATCCAGAACCTGCCGGAAGGCAAGGAATGGGCGGCCTACGCCTCGCACAGCCATAACGGCTATCTCGACAGCACGCTCGGCATGGGTCTGCCCGGCCTGCTGCTTTTGATGGCGGCGATCGTCGTCAAGCCGCTGCGCGATTTTCAGGGCACGGACGAGGGAGGCAACAACGGTCCGCTGGCGATGGTGTTTCTGCGGATCTGGCTGTTCGGGCTTTATTTGTCGTCGATGGAGAGCTTCTTCCTCGACCGCGCCGATCCGCTGTGGTTCACGTTCCTGGTCGCGATGTTCGGCCTGCACTATCTGGCGCGGTTTCGCGCGCGGGCGTGA
- a CDS encoding polysaccharide deacetylase family protein, whose translation MNAMLSEARVKVSHRLAMHLHVDLVRLRNATPMVSFTFDDLPSSAVTTGAEILEAHGARGTFYVSGGLVGVNTPDWDSGDAADVVSLYRRGHEIGCHTFSHRRACDLDELSLADEIARNRIYFRSLDPSIEIGTFAYPFGYGSFARKQMLKDAFVSCRSIVPGVNCGSVDMQFLRAMPLIDRQMTRDGIERAFDEAQENNGWLIFYGHDVAEKPSPYGCSPALVDHALEAAARRKIPALTMAEAQRCARV comes from the coding sequence ATGAACGCGATGTTGTCCGAGGCACGGGTGAAGGTCAGCCACCGGCTGGCGATGCATCTGCACGTCGACCTGGTTAGGCTGCGCAATGCCACGCCGATGGTCAGCTTCACCTTCGACGATCTTCCAAGCAGCGCGGTGACCACCGGCGCCGAAATCCTCGAAGCGCATGGCGCGCGCGGCACGTTCTATGTGTCGGGCGGCCTGGTCGGCGTCAACACCCCCGACTGGGACTCCGGCGACGCCGCGGATGTCGTGTCGCTGTATCGTCGCGGCCACGAGATCGGCTGTCATACCTTCTCGCATCGGCGCGCCTGCGATCTCGACGAGCTGTCGCTGGCGGACGAGATCGCGCGCAACCGCATTTATTTTCGTTCGCTCGATCCCTCCATCGAGATCGGGACCTTCGCCTATCCGTTCGGCTACGGATCGTTCGCCCGAAAGCAGATGCTCAAGGACGCGTTCGTGTCCTGCCGCAGCATCGTCCCCGGCGTGAACTGCGGCAGCGTGGACATGCAGTTCCTTCGCGCGATGCCGCTGATCGATCGCCAGATGACCCGCGACGGGATCGAGCGCGCCTTCGACGAGGCGCAAGAGAATAATGGATGGTTAATTTTCTACGGCCACGACGTCGCCGAGAAGCCAAGCCCCTATGGCTGTTCGCCGGCACTCGTCGATCACGCCCTCGAGGCGGCGGCGCGCCGGAAAATCCCGGCCCTGACCATGGCGGAGGCGCAGCGATGTGCCCGCGTTTAA
- a CDS encoding DUF6492 family protein, which yields MNSVALLTPTYGRDLELCTLLCESVDRHVIAFSKHYLLVPDCDLPLFAHLASERRVVIPASAYLPGWLRPLPRIIQRKRRQFWWSLRAKPVSGWHVQQFLKIAATISLPHQRYCILDSDVVFFRDFDLSRFEYPNPIPLLTMENAVIAAQPRHSRWVDTSHQLLGYPAPTLPASDFIGHIIIWDQQTTRALTSRIESVTGLDWIDALCKTREFSEYMLYGYFVENDPVFSAVHRAVPTTPCVSYWEQPTLSKGELKRLLESANRHDVAFSIASFSGTPVETIRAAIAESDAILAPLALTDEPAGLAALC from the coding sequence ATGAATTCCGTCGCGTTGTTAACCCCAACCTACGGGCGCGACCTCGAGCTCTGCACGCTGCTGTGCGAGAGCGTGGATCGTCACGTCATCGCGTTCTCGAAGCATTATCTGCTGGTTCCCGACTGCGACCTGCCGCTGTTCGCCCATCTCGCCAGCGAACGGCGCGTCGTGATTCCGGCGTCGGCCTACCTGCCGGGTTGGCTGCGGCCGCTGCCGCGCATCATCCAGCGCAAGCGGCGGCAGTTCTGGTGGTCATTGCGGGCAAAGCCGGTGAGCGGCTGGCACGTCCAGCAATTCCTGAAGATCGCCGCAACGATCTCGCTGCCCCACCAGCGCTATTGCATCCTGGATTCAGACGTTGTGTTTTTTCGGGATTTCGACCTGTCGCGTTTTGAGTACCCGAATCCGATCCCGCTTCTGACCATGGAGAACGCGGTCATCGCGGCCCAACCGCGCCATTCGCGCTGGGTCGATACCAGCCATCAGCTTCTGGGATACCCCGCACCGACACTCCCGGCATCCGACTTCATCGGACACATTATAATCTGGGACCAGCAGACCACGCGCGCCCTGACTTCCAGAATCGAGTCCGTGACCGGACTCGACTGGATCGACGCCCTCTGCAAGACCCGCGAGTTCTCCGAATACATGCTGTACGGATATTTCGTTGAGAACGATCCGGTTTTTTCCGCTGTCCATCGCGCCGTCCCGACCACGCCATGCGTCAGCTATTGGGAACAGCCAACGCTGAGCAAAGGTGAACTCAAGCGGTTGCTCGAGAGCGCCAACAGGCACGACGTCGCGTTCTCGATCGCATCCTTCTCCGGCACACCGGTCGAAACCATTCGCGCAGCGATCGCCGAGAGCGACGCCATTCTTGCTCCCTTAGCCCTCACCGACGAACCGGCGGGGCTAGCAGCCCTATGCTGA